The sequence GGTGGATTGGGCATCTCGCCATTTCCATGACACCAGCGAATGGATTCTGAATCCACAGGTGttcaaaatcatgtcaaattttagGTCGACCAGACGTGGATCTTTTTGCATCCCGGCTGTGTCATCAGATTCCAGGTTACATGGCCTGGAAACTAGACCCGGGAAGTCAGGCAACAGATGCATTCCAGCAAGCATGGAATTATCGTCTTCGTTATGCATTCCCTCCTTTGCTCACACCCAATTGGCAGACACAGCCATGGTACAGTCAAGTCTTGGATATGGCAGTTCAAGCTCCTCTTCTCTTaccttaaaatctaaatctgtTAAATAATCCTTATGGAGAAGTACATCCATTAGTGGCCAACAAATCAATAAGATTAGTTCAAACTAACCACTGTACATGTACAAATGGACATGACTGCATTGTCTTATCTACTGAAAATGGGGGAACTCACAATACTCCATTGCTGCATCTATCCAAAAAGATGTGggctttttttctttccaatCAGATGACACTTACTGCCGAGTACCTTCCAGGGGTGTTGAATCTGAAGGTGGATTGGGCATCTCGCCATTTCCATGACACCAGCGAATGGATTCTGAATCCACAGGTGttcaaaatcatgtcaaattttagGTCGACCAGACGTGGATCTTTTTGCATCCCGGCTGTGTCATCAGATTCCAGGTTACATGGCCTGGAAACTAGACCCGGGAAGTCAGGCAACAGATGCATTCCAGTAAGCATGGAATTATCGTCTTCGTTATGCATTCCCTCCTTTGCTCACACCCAATTGGCAGACACAGCCATGGTACAGTCAAGTCTTGGATATGGCAGTTCAAGCTCCTCTTCTCTTaccttaaaatctaaatctgtTAAATAATCCTTATGGAGAAGTACATCCATTAGTGGCCAACAAATCAATAAGATTAGTTGCGTGGAAAGTCTCAGGAAAAGCTTGGCAAGTCAAGGAATTTCAGAAAGGGCTGCAAACCTTATCACAAGTTCCCGATGACCAGGCTCAGTTTCTAATTACGAATCTTCCTGGAGAAAATGGGTTAGCTGGTGTGGTGAACAACAGGTTGATCCTATTTTCTGTGATTTGAATCATGTTCTAGATTATTTAGCTTACCTTTTTTAGTTGAAACTTGAATATAAGACAATAAATTGTCATAGGTTTGCTATTTCGGCTTATCAAGAATATATAGACAATGCCCCTGTTGGACAACATCCCAGGGTTTGTTCACTCATGAGAGGAGTTTTCAATTCCAACCCTCCTAAACCCAGACATGTATTTGTGTGGGATGTTGAACAAGTTTTACAATACTTCTCTTTCTTCTAGGATGCTGATTTTGAAAGTGACTATGCTAATTTTTCTTACTTCAGCAGGTCGCTTTTCTGAAATAAAACATCTTGATATCAGATACATGACTCGTTCAATCTCTTCATATGTTTTTCATTTTCAGAATTTGACCAAAAGCTGGAAAAAGGGTGAAGCCCCTccaatttttgaaataaatgagTTTTGTTTGAATAGAAAACTTTGTGTTGTTCACGCTTTGGAGGACTATTTGAACCGCACACAAAGTTGGCGTAAGTGCTCTAAAACACAGTTGCTTTTAAGTTCAGTTGCACCTTAAGTTGAAGTTGCAAAATCCACTATTTCAGGTTGGATTAAAATTGCgcataaaatataatattgtCCCCCACCAGCCCTGTGGCATATGATCATTATTTACTGATGCCCTATTTCATTTTGTTTAGGCAATCGACGTTATCAGAACCAGAGCTTCACGAATTATTCGTTTCAGAAGAAGTGAATGAATCACCATTCATATTTATGTTTTCACGGGTTATAACCCTTTGGCGGCCAGGGGGGTCATATATGACCCCCCTCAAAAAAGGCGTTATTGTGGGCAAACCGCCTGGCCTTTTTGGCTGTAAATTTATAAATACTGTCTTGAAGTATCTACGAAGTGAAATATCGAACTTATGATTGGtagatataaataaaatagcGTCTTGATATCTCaacattttgtaaacattcacaGAAGCCACCAAATTGAAAATGGCTGCTAGCAAAAGAGTATGGCTGACAACTGAGCAAGTTTTAGCTGCAGTTCTTGCTTCTGATGACGAAACCAATTGTTATTATGATAATGAAACGAGTGATGAGAGTTCAGTTGAAGACTATGTTGACAAAGATGGGGAAAAGCTAGATTTTCCAGCTGAACCTGTTGTTGATGTCCGCTTTCTTGCTGACCCATGTGATAGAGATAGTCTCCTGATTGGCAATGTGAGTAGTAAAAATATCATATCATACAATATAACATGTCTTTAGTGCTGAATGAAAACAAAAGGCCTTTTTTAGTTGCATAGCACATGAAAAAgtaagcaaaaaaaatgtttgttttttcagtATGATGTTGGTGATGGTGATGCAAGTGAAAGTGAAAGTGAATATGATAATGATGACGGTGACGAATAAGATTTTTCGGTTGTTGATTCTATTCCTGGTCGTGTCCCTACTGCTGATGTTCCTGCCTCaagctcaaagtccaaagtcaaaAAACCgttacgaaaaacaaaaaatgcgcCTTGTAAAAAAACCCGCGGAAACGCATCAaggtaaagaaaaacaaacaaacaaaaaacgacGAGGCAAAGAAAAAATGGAAGAAGGTTGATGAAACATACCAAAACCCAAACAGTAATGCACCATTTTTCGAATTCAATGGACTAAAAAGACCAGCCAGTGATGCGGATACACCGcttgaatgtttttatttgtttttcacaCCCGAAATTTTAAATCAAGTAGTTGTCGAAACAAATCGCTACTACCAACAAGAACAGCTAAAAAAACCGTCGTCAATGAAATGGTCAGATACCAATGCAGAGGAGATTCAAGCTTTCTTCGCTGTTGTTTTGGCAATGGGCCGAGTCAAACTACCAGAGTTGGAAGATTATTGGCGAGAAGATCCGATATATTCCATGAACTGGTTTCCGGCTGTTTGTACGAGGACTCGCTTCAAGGAAATCCTCCGATTTTTGCATCTGGCAAATAATGACAACGAGTTACCCCGGAATGATCCAAATCATGACAAGCTTTACAAACTTGGAAACTTACCTGCAAAGCTTTCAGATATATTCTATAAAATGTATGCTCCGCAACGGGAACTATCTCTCGATGAGCAAATGATAGGGACAAAGTCTCGTGTTTCATTTATCCAATACATGCCAAAGAAGCCAAAAAAGTTTGGGATAAAGATTTGGGTATTGTGCGAAG is a genomic window of Hydractinia symbiolongicarpus strain clone_291-10 chromosome 14, HSymV2.1, whole genome shotgun sequence containing:
- the LOC130625066 gene encoding piggyBac transposable element-derived protein 4-like produces the protein MRLAKKKWKKVDETYQNPNSNAPFFEFNGLKRPASDADTPLECFYLFFTPEILNQVVVETNRYYQQEQLKKPSSMKWSDTNAEEIQAFFAVVLAMGRVKLPELEDYWREDPIYSMNWFPAVCTRTRFKEILRFLHLANNDNELPRNDPNHDKLYKLGNLPAKLSDIFYKMYAPQRELSLDEQMIGTKSRVSFIQYMPKKPKKFGIKIWVLCEAVTGYCLQFQIYTGKTEGTVEHGLSYRIVFDLLQKYLGKGYLVFFDNFYTSLKLVDDFQKQQTYSCGTLRKGRAQLPVAFQTEKIGSRSCVLSPAKQCRRCALEG